In a genomic window of Erigeron canadensis isolate Cc75 unplaced genomic scaffold, C_canadensis_v1 Conyza_canadensis_unscaffolded:196, whole genome shotgun sequence:
- the LOC122584273 gene encoding pathogen-associated molecular patterns-induced protein A70-like: MTHFDFDPTHEVNRQDSDFEEETDEFESLDDVYSKLKSGGGHVDRSKSDGDFAAKVEARRPATSRKAAAAAMDEEDVHGDDVEVDAKADDFINKFKNDLKLQRIESIMKKNSGKK; encoded by the exons ATGACCCATTTCGATTTTGACCCGACCCACGAAGTGAACCGTCAAGATTCGGATTTTGAAGAAGAAACCGATGAGTTCGAGAGTTTGGATGACGTCTATAGTAAATTAAAAAGCGGCGGGGGACACGTGGACAGATCAAAGTCCGATGGCGACTTTGCGGCGAAG GTTGAGGCTCGCCGGCCGGCGACTTCAAGAAAGGCAGCGGCGGCGGCGATGGACGAGGAAGACGTACACGGGGATGACGTGGAGGTTGATGCAAAGGCTGATGATTTTATTAACAAGTTTAAGAATGATTTGAAATTGCAAAGGATTGAGTCCATAATGAAGAAGAATAGTGGGAAAAAGTAG